In Neofelis nebulosa isolate mNeoNeb1 chromosome 10, mNeoNeb1.pri, whole genome shotgun sequence, one DNA window encodes the following:
- the SLN gene encoding sarcolipin — protein sequence MGISTRELFLNFTIVLITVILMWLLVRSYQY from the coding sequence ATGGGGATATCCACTCGAGAGCTGTTCCTCAACTTCACTATTGTCCTGATTACCGTTATTCTCATGTGGCTCCTTGTGAGGTCCTATCAGTACTGA